Below is a genomic region from Candidatus Poribacteria bacterium.
TCGGTCCCCTTGCGCCTTGGTCGTTACCACATTTCAAGCCATTGGGTAACGGGCGTTACAGGCTGCGTTTCGCTATGGATGACCCACTTGAAATCGGGATCCTGCCAGTAAATTGTGCCCGGATGATCGCCATCTCGGAGATAACGGATGTCAATCGCCCAACGGATACTCTCGCTGGTGGTATGTAGTAGGGATCGGTGGAGCGTTAGATTGTGGAATACTAAGGCATCCCCTAATTCCATTGGACACGTCACGACCCGCGAGTCCTCGATAAGTTCATCCACAACCTCAAGAAATTTCCCTTCCCGCTCTTCTGTGTGATGATTCACCACACCCAATCGATGTGAACCTGCAACCACTTGCAAACAGCCGTTGGCCTCATCTACTGGCACCAACGGTATCCAGGCAGTTGGGATGAGCGAAGTTTCACTCACTGTCCCAAAATAGCCGCTATCTTGATGCCATGGAACGACAGTCAACTGCTGACCGGGGAGTTTCGGACGGGCGTTGAAGACGGGATGTCCGATGACATCCGTGCCTGTGAGTTGACCGATCGCGTCCACGAGGCGTGGTGCGTGGTGCAGCTCGAAAACCTCTGGTGTGGCGACCTGGTTTCGCCAAGAACGTCCAAAGCGGTTGGCGTGTTCACCCGCGACTTGTGAGAATCGCGTCTCAAACGGGAGTTCTATCCCTTCATCTTCGATAATCCCATCCGCTTTCAACTCGCGAATGATGCCGTCTACCACACGGGCAAAACTCTCGCGCACGCCATTGATGGCAGATTCCGGGACAACGCCTTTTAAGAGCAAATATCCATCGTTTGCCCACTGATCCATCTGTTCAGGTGATAACGGAGTCGTCTGTTTCTGATTCATGTTCATATTTTACTCAATTCCAATTTTTAATGTTACCTTGCGGATAAGCAATGTGGATGCTGATTGCTATTGCTGAAGTTTGAAAATCTTGTAAAAATCATAACATACCTGACGAAAAAAATCAAAAAACAGATTTTTAATTATTCGCGAGACGTTTGACAACTATAAAATTGACATTTCGTCCGGAAAATGCTACGCTACACGCCAAAGGAGGACGCAGAATGGCAACTTTAACGCAAACCGAGAACCAAATCAGACCGCTGTATATTGACGGATACACCCACCACCTCAGTTATG
It encodes:
- a CDS encoding phytanoyl-CoA dioxygenase family protein, whose product is MNMNQKQTTPLSPEQMDQWANDGYLLLKGVVPESAINGVRESFARVVDGIIRELKADGIIEDEGIELPFETRFSQVAGEHANRFGRSWRNQVATPEVFELHHAPRLVDAIGQLTGTDVIGHPVFNARPKLPGQQLTVVPWHQDSGYFGTVSETSLIPTAWIPLVPVDEANGCLQVVAGSHRLGVVNHHTEEREGKFLEVVDELIEDSRVVTCPMELGDALVFHNLTLHRSLLHTTSESIRWAIDIRYLRDGDHPGTIYWQDPDFKWVIHSETQPVTPVTQWLEMW